From Streptomyces sp. NBC_00690, a single genomic window includes:
- a CDS encoding ABC transporter permease — protein MTSPHMDTAEATETDGTARSEIELAEPAEATPSPKRFSPRSALRTLRHHPLGLAGGLLLVLVVGFCFLGPLLYRTNQTDVDLLNATLPPGPGHPLGTDPNGFDVLGRLMEGGKVSLQIGLLAALFATAIGTVYGAVAGLAGGVLDGFLMRVVDILLSVPFLFFVLILSAKFHANAVSLSLVIGGFSWLISARLVRGEVLTLRVREFVLAAKVMGASRRRLILTHLIPNALGVIIVNITFQVADAVLVVAALGFLGFGLTYPTADWGSQLASGATFISADNWWLIYPVGGCIILTVLALNLLADALRDAVGRRAD, from the coding sequence ATGACCTCACCCCATATGGACACGGCGGAGGCCACCGAGACGGACGGCACGGCACGTTCCGAGATCGAACTCGCCGAGCCCGCCGAAGCCACACCATCGCCGAAACGATTCTCGCCGCGGTCGGCGCTGCGCACTCTGCGGCACCACCCGCTCGGTCTCGCCGGTGGACTGCTCCTGGTGCTCGTCGTCGGGTTCTGCTTCCTCGGGCCGCTGCTCTACCGCACCAACCAGACCGATGTGGACCTGCTCAACGCGACCCTGCCCCCCGGCCCCGGCCACCCGCTCGGGACCGATCCCAACGGGTTCGACGTGCTCGGCCGCCTAATGGAGGGCGGCAAGGTGTCCTTGCAGATCGGGCTGCTCGCCGCGCTCTTCGCCACCGCGATCGGTACCGTCTACGGCGCCGTCGCAGGACTCGCCGGAGGCGTGCTCGACGGGTTCCTGATGCGAGTGGTCGACATCCTGCTGTCGGTGCCCTTCCTCTTCTTCGTACTGATCCTCTCAGCCAAGTTCCACGCGAACGCCGTGTCATTGAGCCTGGTCATCGGCGGATTCTCCTGGCTGATCTCCGCCCGGCTAGTCCGCGGCGAGGTCCTGACCCTGCGGGTACGGGAGTTCGTCCTGGCCGCAAAGGTGATGGGGGCGTCCCGCCGGCGGCTCATCCTCACCCATCTGATCCCAAACGCGCTCGGCGTGATCATCGTCAACATCACCTTCCAGGTCGCCGACGCCGTCCTCGTCGTCGCTGCCCTCGGATTCCTGGGCTTCGGCCTGACGTACCCGACCGCCGACTGGGGCAGCCAACTCGCCAGCGGCGCCACCTTTATCTCCGCCGACAACTGGTGGCTGATCTATCCCGTCGGCGGCTGCATCATTCTCACCGTACTGGCGCTCAACCTGCTCGCGGACGCGCTCCGGGATGCGGTCGGGCGACGGGCCGACTGA
- a CDS encoding ABC transporter substrate-binding protein yields MTHVSGKPRGRRLAALAAVVAVLATACTGGGSSTKDVQGSYKTLPKESGKPKDGGTATVALTPGLSPNYIYPYPPASANGTVIARGQLWRSLYRPSGEGNQIADTKLSLAETPTYSPDRKTVTIKMKDFTWSNGRQVTAHDVAFSLALLQASLKESPANWSFYTPGQFPDGVTAKPTSADTLTLRLETAYNPSYLLSMLTLLYVMPSEEWNIASTGGPKLDYTKPTNAKAIYTYLTKQSEAQSTFASNPLWQVVNGPYRLKSFDSTTGSFSLVPNKSYKGPGDSRLGQVDFKSFTSAAAVLNQFKAGNLTVGTLDSSFITQIDALKKKGYHVYGAPAPARFDPLVLNFENKTGNFDKIIARPYVRQALQHLIDQQGYIKSRGVYNGAASPNYSTAGSGSPYPPEFGDKAPYPYDPAAAEKLLTDNGWKVVPDGSTSCERPGTAAGECGAGIPQGQKIEFPLASANTPAYVGARDIAFASAAKKLGIKVTIQTKSLNYLYTNYGNSFAPHNKSKWATQDYGPLYLAAGYPSSNTVFNTGGSFNLGGYRNAEVDKLINASTFGADSKVLSAEVTRLPKDLPVLFFPTPHTLVVWKNTLTGPPSSFNSLLSFLYTPEQWYFRD; encoded by the coding sequence ATGACGCATGTGTCCGGTAAGCCGCGAGGACGCCGCCTGGCGGCGCTCGCCGCCGTGGTCGCCGTGCTCGCCACGGCGTGCACTGGCGGCGGCAGTTCGACCAAGGACGTCCAGGGCAGCTACAAGACCCTGCCGAAGGAGTCGGGCAAGCCCAAGGACGGCGGGACGGCCACGGTCGCACTGACCCCCGGGCTCAGCCCCAACTACATCTACCCCTACCCGCCGGCGTCCGCCAACGGAACCGTGATCGCCCGGGGGCAGCTGTGGCGCTCCCTCTACCGCCCCAGCGGGGAGGGCAACCAGATCGCGGACACCAAGCTGAGCCTGGCCGAGACCCCCACGTACAGCCCCGACCGCAAGACCGTGACCATCAAGATGAAGGACTTCACGTGGTCCAACGGCAGGCAGGTCACCGCGCATGACGTCGCCTTCTCCCTCGCCCTGCTCCAAGCCTCGCTCAAGGAGAGCCCGGCCAACTGGAGCTTCTACACCCCGGGCCAGTTCCCCGACGGTGTGACCGCGAAGCCCACCTCCGCGGACACGCTCACCCTCCGACTGGAGACCGCGTACAACCCGTCCTACCTGCTGTCGATGCTGACCCTGCTGTACGTGATGCCCTCCGAGGAATGGAACATCGCCAGCACCGGGGGGCCGAAACTGGACTACACCAAGCCGACGAACGCCAAGGCGATCTACACCTACCTCACCAAGCAGTCGGAGGCCCAGTCCACCTTCGCCAGCAACCCGCTCTGGCAGGTGGTCAACGGCCCGTACCGCCTCAAGAGCTTCGACTCGACGACCGGGTCGTTCTCCCTGGTCCCCAACAAGTCCTACAAGGGTCCGGGGGACTCGCGGCTCGGCCAGGTCGACTTCAAGTCCTTCACCTCCGCCGCGGCGGTGCTCAACCAGTTCAAGGCCGGCAATCTGACCGTCGGAACACTGGACTCCAGCTTCATCACGCAGATCGACGCCCTGAAGAAGAAGGGCTACCACGTCTACGGCGCCCCGGCGCCCGCCCGGTTCGACCCGCTGGTCCTCAACTTCGAGAACAAGACCGGCAACTTCGACAAGATCATCGCGCGGCCGTATGTCCGGCAGGCCCTGCAACACCTGATCGACCAGCAGGGGTACATCAAGAGCCGGGGCGTCTACAACGGTGCCGCCTCCCCGAACTACAGCACCGCGGGCAGCGGCTCACCCTACCCGCCCGAGTTCGGTGACAAGGCGCCCTACCCGTACGACCCAGCCGCCGCCGAGAAGCTGCTCACCGACAACGGCTGGAAGGTCGTGCCGGACGGCTCCACCAGCTGCGAACGCCCCGGCACCGCGGCGGGCGAGTGCGGGGCCGGCATCCCGCAGGGGCAGAAGATCGAGTTCCCCCTCGCCTCCGCGAACACCCCGGCGTACGTCGGTGCCCGGGACATTGCGTTCGCGTCGGCGGCCAAGAAGCTCGGCATCAAGGTCACGATCCAGACCAAGTCGCTCAACTACCTGTACACCAACTACGGGAACAGCTTCGCGCCCCACAACAAGAGCAAGTGGGCGACACAGGACTACGGACCGCTGTACCTGGCGGCCGGATACCCGAGCAGCAACACGGTGTTCAATACGGGGGGCAGCTTCAATCTGGGCGGCTACCGGAACGCCGAGGTGGACAAGTTGATCAATGCCTCGACCTTCGGGGCGGATTCGAAGGTCCTGTCGGCCGAGGTGACCCGCCTCCCCAAAGACCTGCCGGTGCTCTTCTTCCCGACTCCACACACCCTGGTCGTCTGGAAGAACACCCTCACCGGTCCGCCGTCCTCGTTCAACTCGCTGCTCAGCTTCCTGTACACGCCGGAGCAGTGGTACTTCCGCGACTAG
- a CDS encoding erythromycin esterase family protein, which yields MDTRMNRSSEAFAWPLGRTSGSADVELVRELIGDARVVALGEGAHNITEFNGLRDRLFRLLVREFGFTGLVLESGFADGLAVNEWVHGAPGRVETIARDGITYGFGESAPMRRQLRWMRQRNTGGSAKVSFYGMDLPGSSTSPGPAVRACLDRLPARPGDAELLRLSDLGGRSEAAVRYAAMSARDRARLFDGLRELADRALRFSHENGEHNSGAAVALWCAASLSAFVAEVEGGGTSFAAGRPYPREVFMARSVEWILQREQRVVVSAHNAHVRRSPFHGRPTLGGLLDSTLGADLVVIGMTYGSGPEVRFTQRSPRPFDCEVTLGARTLTPECVESRLDRLGPPMFVVDPRRAPDGFFDGVEGTLASGGLDPVDDFATDYDALLHVRRVTRIPGAFERLTAEFAAAARSVENTGADVVVIVIVDTDADVKSVAEAEQSVRPAGLDGPGSAEELESP from the coding sequence ATGGACACACGTATGAACAGGTCTTCGGAGGCGTTCGCCTGGCCGCTCGGCCGGACCAGCGGATCGGCCGATGTCGAGTTGGTGCGTGAGCTGATCGGTGACGCACGGGTGGTGGCACTCGGCGAGGGCGCGCACAACATCACCGAGTTCAACGGCCTCAGGGACCGGCTGTTTCGGCTGCTCGTACGGGAGTTCGGCTTCACGGGCCTGGTACTGGAGTCCGGTTTCGCCGACGGCCTGGCTGTCAACGAGTGGGTCCACGGCGCACCTGGACGGGTCGAGACGATCGCCCGTGACGGGATCACCTATGGGTTCGGCGAGTCCGCACCGATGCGGCGGCAACTGCGCTGGATGCGCCAGCGGAACACCGGGGGCTCGGCGAAGGTCTCCTTCTACGGGATGGACCTGCCTGGTTCGTCCACCTCACCCGGGCCGGCGGTTCGTGCGTGCCTCGACCGGCTGCCGGCCCGCCCTGGTGACGCGGAGTTGCTACGGCTGAGCGACCTGGGAGGCCGTTCGGAGGCGGCGGTTCGGTACGCGGCGATGTCCGCCCGTGACCGCGCCCGGTTGTTCGACGGGCTGCGGGAGTTGGCGGACCGCGCGCTCCGGTTCAGCCATGAGAACGGCGAGCACAACTCGGGGGCTGCGGTCGCGCTCTGGTGCGCCGCCTCCCTCAGCGCCTTCGTTGCGGAGGTCGAGGGGGGTGGAACGTCGTTCGCGGCGGGGCGACCGTACCCGCGGGAGGTGTTCATGGCGCGGAGTGTGGAGTGGATCCTCCAGCGGGAGCAGCGCGTCGTGGTGAGCGCACACAACGCGCACGTCCGCCGTTCGCCGTTCCATGGCCGTCCGACGCTGGGCGGTCTCCTCGATTCGACACTGGGGGCCGACCTGGTCGTCATCGGGATGACCTACGGGTCCGGTCCTGAGGTCCGGTTCACTCAGCGCTCCCCGCGTCCGTTCGACTGCGAGGTCACCCTCGGCGCGCGGACCCTGACACCGGAGTGCGTCGAATCGCGGCTGGATCGCCTCGGCCCGCCGATGTTCGTCGTCGATCCGCGCCGCGCACCGGACGGATTCTTCGACGGGGTCGAAGGCACGCTCGCCAGCGGGGGGCTGGACCCCGTGGACGACTTCGCCACGGATTACGACGCGCTGCTCCACGTCCGGCGGGTGACCCGGATTCCCGGTGCGTTCGAACGGCTCACCGCGGAGTTCGCGGCAGCTGCGAGGTCGGTCGAGAACACGGGTGCGGATGTGGTTGTGATTGTGATTGTGGACACGGATGCAGATGTGAAGTCAGTCGCAGAGGCAGAGCAGTCTGTGCGTCCTGCGGGCCTCGACGGTCCCGGGAGCGCCGAGGAGTTGGAGTCACCGTGA
- a CDS encoding prolyl oligopeptidase family serine peptidase, translated as MNVAPPAYPPARTVEVFADIAGVRVSDPYRWLESETDEVRRWQREQAAIATAISYDGQDPQAVRRLIETYDRGSRPALPKYAAGRWFRAVPPASGTAPAVVVADQPYGVGRPVVDLAVFEGEQEPAFLSWLAPSPNGRILALGVCTDGSEHNTIRLIDVDSGRVLDDAPRQVLHSAWAGGVSWLSDSSGFYFLALTGSPREFRQAVFHHRLAAAPPSGDGGADDTGSTAVEPIPGVEGSREYTLVQLSTDGRWAVASHRVGSPVPVAVRDLSRPDTTWRPFVTECAGTIAGHIVGDHYIAVTDVEAPRGRVVAIALDASDPNDAMEWTELVPEGETVLRSLSPIGEHLYLSEFDETFARVRILDRSGTTIGGVPLPGRGALAAPFFALTGLAVGTPPDDFVFAYSSLTTSWGVYRHRPGAAGIETLSAPEVTLHAEVTVGRAVAPDGVEIPYHVVRPAGSDAARPAPTLISAYGAANVPLLPQYQPDLAAFVAAGGVLVQAYLRGGGEFGRDWYLAAHRERKHVRDTDLVAVAEHLVASGLTRTDQLALTGGSDGGLMCGIAVTTRPGLWRAVLPRAPLLDLIGGIRDPYLNFVIRKAWADPDDPEEVRRLLGRSPYQLIEPGAFPAVYLQGGATDPRCPPWQARKFAARLQAAQRGAAPILLHVFDNAGHGAATSHEVAVAQDAEWLAFLIKTLGLKGR; from the coding sequence GTGAACGTTGCCCCGCCGGCCTATCCTCCCGCGCGTACGGTCGAGGTCTTCGCGGACATCGCAGGCGTCCGGGTGTCGGACCCCTACCGGTGGCTGGAGTCAGAGACAGACGAGGTACGGCGGTGGCAGCGCGAGCAGGCCGCGATCGCCACCGCCATCAGCTACGACGGTCAGGACCCGCAGGCCGTTCGGAGGCTGATCGAGACGTACGACCGCGGGTCCCGTCCGGCCCTGCCGAAGTACGCGGCCGGCCGTTGGTTTCGCGCCGTGCCACCGGCGAGTGGGACGGCGCCCGCGGTGGTCGTCGCCGATCAGCCGTACGGCGTGGGACGGCCGGTGGTCGACCTGGCCGTGTTCGAGGGTGAACAGGAACCGGCGTTCCTGTCCTGGCTGGCGCCGTCGCCGAACGGCCGCATTCTGGCCCTGGGCGTCTGCACCGACGGCAGTGAGCACAACACCATCCGGCTCATCGACGTAGATTCGGGGCGGGTGCTCGACGACGCGCCGCGGCAGGTTCTGCACAGCGCGTGGGCCGGTGGGGTCTCATGGCTGTCCGACAGCAGTGGTTTCTATTTCCTCGCGCTCACCGGCTCTCCGCGGGAGTTCCGGCAGGCGGTGTTCCACCACCGGCTCGCCGCCGCGCCACCATCCGGAGACGGGGGTGCGGACGACACGGGCAGCACAGCGGTGGAACCGATTCCGGGCGTCGAGGGCTCTCGGGAGTACACGCTCGTCCAGCTCTCAACGGACGGTCGATGGGCCGTGGCGAGCCACCGGGTGGGCAGTCCCGTGCCGGTCGCGGTGCGCGACCTGTCCCGGCCCGATACGACCTGGCGCCCCTTCGTCACCGAGTGCGCGGGGACCATCGCCGGTCATATCGTCGGGGACCACTACATCGCGGTGACCGATGTCGAGGCCCCCCGAGGGAGGGTGGTCGCCATCGCACTCGATGCATCCGACCCCAACGACGCCATGGAATGGACGGAGTTGGTTCCGGAGGGCGAGACGGTGCTCAGGTCCCTCTCCCCCATCGGTGAGCACCTGTACCTCAGCGAGTTCGACGAGACGTTCGCCAGGGTCCGGATCCTCGACCGTTCGGGCACCACCATCGGCGGGGTTCCGCTGCCCGGCCGAGGGGCGCTCGCCGCTCCGTTCTTCGCTCTGACCGGTCTGGCGGTCGGCACTCCCCCGGACGACTTCGTCTTCGCCTACTCCAGCCTGACCACTTCCTGGGGCGTCTACCGGCACCGACCCGGTGCAGCGGGGATCGAGACGCTGTCCGCCCCGGAGGTCACACTGCACGCCGAGGTGACGGTGGGGCGGGCCGTGGCGCCCGACGGTGTGGAGATCCCCTACCACGTGGTACGGCCGGCGGGCAGCGACGCGGCACGTCCCGCACCCACACTGATCTCCGCATACGGCGCGGCGAACGTGCCCCTGTTGCCGCAGTACCAGCCCGACCTGGCTGCCTTCGTCGCGGCGGGAGGCGTTCTCGTCCAGGCGTATCTGCGCGGTGGCGGTGAGTTCGGCCGGGACTGGTACCTGGCCGCGCATCGGGAACGGAAGCACGTGCGCGACACGGACCTCGTCGCAGTCGCAGAACACCTCGTCGCCAGCGGGCTCACCCGCACCGACCAGCTCGCCCTGACCGGTGGATCCGATGGCGGCCTCATGTGCGGGATAGCCGTCACCACACGGCCCGGGCTATGGCGTGCCGTGCTGCCACGGGCGCCGCTCCTGGACCTCATCGGCGGTATCCGCGATCCCTATCTGAACTTCGTCATCCGCAAGGCGTGGGCGGACCCGGACGATCCGGAAGAGGTACGGCGGCTCCTGGGGCGCTCGCCCTACCAGTTGATCGAGCCCGGTGCCTTCCCGGCCGTCTACCTCCAGGGTGGGGCCACCGATCCACGGTGCCCGCCATGGCAGGCGCGCAAGTTCGCCGCCCGATTGCAGGCGGCGCAGCGCGGAGCGGCACCGATCCTGTTGCATGTCTTCGACAACGCCGGTCATGGCGCGGCGACATCGCACGAGGTCGCGGTCGCACAGGACGCCGAGTGGTTGGCCTTTCTGATCAAGACGCTGGGTCTGAAAGGTAGATGA
- a CDS encoding PucR family transcriptional regulator has product MTTLPRASLGRVLEELGTTLLDVVCGDVERADDIGGIVIHDPLDEPELPENALVLGVGLHDPADLARVVTHLGRCGAAALVVREPVATDEGLVAASHTSGVALLSFARGVSWTHLAGMLRTLTAGSNPYETDVTGRNGSGDLFAVANAIAALLDAPVTIEDRNSRLLAFSSRQEDVDPSRVQTILGRQVPEHYTRILEQRGVFQEIYRSDRPVFLAPLPTSDDALQPPELPRAVIAVRAGDEILGTIWVVVPEPLNEERSEALYEAAKLVATHMVWQRADADMERRLRAELLATALESGPGSPEAVRRLGLKDEPAVVLALTVVDATVGRRPPARLANERKRLTDAFAMHLSAVHPRATAALIGDVAYGILPLLPQNRHHGQGGQGGQDAEERASWIATEFLARVGSRLRPLIGVGPLSADSSSLARSRSGADRVLRVLRSGTAGQQVARLDDVHVEALLLELADLVPRGDIPSGAVARIVAYDETHQASLVETLGSWLDAFGDVAVASAAMFVHPNTFRYRLRRAAEVGCIDLSDPNARLSAMLQLRLMAIRSGPDD; this is encoded by the coding sequence GTGACCACCCTCCCGCGAGCAAGCCTCGGGCGTGTCCTGGAGGAACTCGGTACCACCTTGCTCGACGTGGTCTGCGGTGACGTCGAACGCGCCGACGACATCGGCGGCATCGTCATCCACGACCCGCTCGACGAACCGGAGCTCCCGGAGAACGCCCTGGTGCTCGGCGTGGGACTGCACGACCCCGCTGACCTCGCGCGGGTCGTCACCCACCTCGGCCGGTGCGGCGCCGCCGCACTGGTAGTGCGCGAGCCCGTCGCCACCGACGAAGGGCTCGTCGCCGCCTCCCACACGTCGGGCGTGGCGCTCCTCTCCTTCGCCCGTGGTGTGTCCTGGACGCACCTGGCAGGGATGCTCCGGACACTGACGGCCGGGAGCAACCCCTATGAAACGGATGTCACCGGCCGCAATGGGTCTGGCGATCTGTTCGCCGTCGCCAATGCCATCGCCGCGCTGCTCGACGCCCCCGTCACCATCGAGGACCGCAACTCGCGTCTGCTGGCCTTCTCCAGCCGGCAGGAGGACGTGGACCCGTCGCGGGTCCAGACGATCCTGGGCCGACAGGTCCCCGAGCACTACACCCGCATCCTGGAGCAACGCGGGGTGTTCCAGGAGATCTACCGCAGCGACCGACCCGTCTTCCTGGCCCCCCTGCCCACATCGGACGACGCCTTGCAGCCGCCCGAACTGCCCCGCGCGGTGATCGCGGTGCGCGCGGGGGACGAGATCCTCGGCACCATCTGGGTGGTCGTCCCCGAGCCCTTGAACGAGGAACGCAGTGAAGCGCTCTACGAGGCGGCCAAGCTCGTCGCCACGCACATGGTGTGGCAACGCGCCGACGCCGACATGGAACGGCGACTACGGGCGGAGTTGCTGGCCACCGCGCTCGAAAGCGGCCCGGGATCGCCCGAAGCGGTCCGCCGCCTCGGTCTCAAGGACGAACCCGCGGTCGTCCTCGCGCTCACCGTGGTCGATGCGACGGTCGGCCGCCGGCCACCCGCTCGGCTCGCCAACGAACGCAAGCGACTCACCGACGCATTCGCCATGCACCTGTCCGCGGTGCACCCGCGTGCCACCGCGGCGCTGATCGGTGACGTGGCCTACGGCATTCTGCCGCTCCTCCCGCAGAACCGGCACCACGGCCAGGGTGGTCAGGGCGGCCAGGACGCAGAGGAACGCGCGTCCTGGATAGCCACCGAGTTCCTGGCCCGTGTCGGCTCCCGCCTGCGCCCCCTGATCGGGGTGGGGCCGTTGTCCGCGGACTCCTCGTCACTCGCCCGGTCGCGTTCCGGTGCCGATCGGGTGTTGCGCGTCCTGCGGTCGGGCACCGCCGGGCAGCAGGTGGCCCGGCTGGACGACGTCCACGTCGAGGCCCTGCTGCTCGAACTCGCCGACCTCGTCCCACGCGGGGACATCCCCAGCGGCGCCGTCGCACGCATCGTCGCCTACGACGAGACGCATCAGGCCAGCCTGGTCGAGACACTGGGCAGTTGGCTCGATGCCTTCGGCGACGTTGCCGTGGCGTCCGCTGCCATGTTCGTACACCCCAATACGTTCCGCTACCGGCTGCGGCGTGCGGCCGAGGTCGGCTGCATCGACCTCAGTGACCCCAACGCGCGCCTGTCAGCCATGCTCCAACTACGCCTGATGGCCATCAGATCAGGCCCGGACGACTGA
- the menC gene encoding o-succinylbenzoate synthase, with product MKITGVEFRTVELPLVSPFRTSFGTETVREALLLRVVTDEAEGWGECGAGTAPLYSSEYTHAAADVLRRHLIPALARVPELDAHQVAPALTPFKGHRMAKAALEMAVLDVDLRARGVALGHALGAVRDTVPCGVSVGITESIPALLDVVGGYLEAGYLRIKLKIEPGWDIEPVRAVRERFGDILLQVDANTAYRRGDARHLARLDPFDLLMLEQPLAEDDLLGHAELARRITTPICLDESIVSARAAADALALGACQVVNIKPGRVGGYLEARRIHDVCAAHGVPVWCGGMLETGLGRAANIALAALPGFLLPGDTSASDRYYRTDITPPFHLVDGHLAVPTAPGLGVTPIPEVLEAVTTATTWMPVPGS from the coding sequence GTGAAGATCACCGGAGTCGAATTCCGCACCGTCGAGTTGCCCCTGGTGTCCCCGTTCCGGACATCGTTCGGCACCGAGACCGTACGGGAGGCCCTGCTGCTGCGCGTCGTCACCGACGAGGCCGAGGGGTGGGGCGAATGCGGAGCGGGCACCGCCCCCCTGTACTCCTCGGAGTACACGCATGCCGCCGCCGATGTCCTGCGCCGCCATCTGATCCCTGCACTCGCCCGGGTACCGGAGCTCGACGCCCACCAGGTCGCGCCCGCCCTGACCCCGTTCAAGGGCCACCGCATGGCCAAGGCCGCATTGGAGATGGCGGTACTGGACGTAGACCTACGAGCCCGCGGTGTCGCTCTCGGGCATGCCCTCGGCGCGGTGCGGGACACCGTGCCGTGCGGGGTCTCCGTAGGGATCACGGAGTCGATACCCGCACTGCTCGACGTGGTCGGCGGATACCTGGAGGCGGGCTATCTGCGGATCAAGCTGAAGATCGAACCCGGCTGGGACATCGAGCCCGTCCGCGCCGTCCGTGAACGGTTCGGTGACATCCTGCTCCAGGTGGACGCCAACACCGCCTACCGCCGTGGTGACGCCCGCCATCTCGCCCGGCTCGACCCGTTCGACCTGCTCATGCTGGAGCAGCCCCTCGCGGAGGACGACCTTCTGGGGCACGCCGAACTCGCCCGGCGCATCACCACACCGATCTGTCTGGATGAGTCGATCGTCTCGGCCCGCGCCGCCGCCGACGCGCTCGCGCTCGGCGCCTGCCAGGTGGTGAACATCAAGCCGGGCCGTGTCGGGGGCTACCTCGAAGCCCGACGGATTCACGACGTCTGCGCGGCGCACGGCGTCCCCGTCTGGTGCGGCGGCATGCTGGAGACGGGGTTGGGCCGCGCCGCCAACATCGCCCTCGCCGCACTCCCCGGCTTCCTCCTCCCCGGTGACACCTCGGCCTCCGACCGCTACTACCGGACCGACATCACGCCGCCCTTCCACCTTGTGGACGGGCACCTCGCGGTTCCGACCGCGCCGGGGCTCGGCGTCACCCCCATTCCGGAGGTCCTGGAAGCGGTCACGACCGCGACGACCTGGATGCCCGTTCCCGGCTCCTGA
- a CDS encoding GNAT family N-acetyltransferase, with the protein MTDLLRDRVESPPIAAAYAAADAAAQAAGVEISSLDSVIELEAVRRLYERIWRTGENSPPVTADLLRAMAKAGSYVSGAFEGDELVGSCFGFFSPPARGALHSHIAGVLPHLRRRNVGFALKLHQRAWAMARGVDEICWTYDPLVRRNAYFNIAKLAAEPAEYLPDFYGPIDDDINRSDDSDRILVRWRLDSPDVESACAGRPALTDAEAARTAGATIALKVSATGAPVAERADEHARTVLVAVPEDIEALRESDPACAAQWRSAVREALDGLLADGAHIRGFDRKGWYVVDRGGPTAPPQPTEPGTA; encoded by the coding sequence TCCCCGCCCATCGCCGCCGCGTACGCCGCGGCCGACGCCGCCGCACAAGCCGCGGGTGTTGAAATCTCCTCCCTGGACAGCGTCATCGAGCTGGAGGCCGTTCGGCGGCTGTACGAGCGCATCTGGCGCACCGGCGAGAACAGCCCCCCGGTGACGGCCGACCTGCTGCGGGCGATGGCCAAGGCGGGCAGCTATGTCAGCGGAGCCTTCGAAGGGGACGAACTGGTCGGATCCTGCTTCGGATTCTTCTCCCCGCCTGCCCGCGGGGCACTCCACAGTCATATCGCGGGAGTGCTGCCACACCTGCGACGGCGCAACGTCGGGTTCGCCCTGAAACTGCACCAACGCGCCTGGGCGATGGCGCGGGGCGTCGATGAGATCTGCTGGACGTACGACCCCCTGGTACGCCGCAACGCCTACTTCAACATCGCCAAACTGGCCGCCGAACCGGCCGAGTACCTACCGGACTTCTACGGGCCGATCGACGACGACATCAACCGCAGCGACGACAGCGACCGCATCCTCGTGCGGTGGCGCCTGGACTCACCCGACGTCGAGTCGGCCTGCGCCGGACGGCCCGCCCTGACCGACGCGGAGGCCGCCCGCACGGCGGGCGCAACCATCGCGCTCAAGGTCTCGGCCACCGGCGCGCCGGTCGCCGAACGTGCCGACGAACACGCCCGAACCGTACTGGTGGCCGTACCCGAGGACATCGAGGCCCTGCGGGAGAGCGACCCGGCGTGCGCTGCGCAATGGCGCTCGGCGGTACGAGAGGCGCTCGACGGGCTGCTCGCCGACGGCGCGCACATACGCGGCTTCGACCGCAAGGGCTGGTACGTCGTGGACCGCGGTGGCCCCACGGCACCACCGCAGCCGACGGAACCGGGGACGGCATGA